The following is a genomic window from Tabrizicola piscis.
CCGTTCCAGACACAGCAGGCGGCGTATGACGTGCTGTTCCATGCCTCGTTGTGGCTGGGGGATTTTAGTCCGTTTTTTGCCGAAGTGCCTGCGGCATATCAGGAAACATCGGGGATGAAATCTGTGACCGACACCTACCGTGGCGTGTCGCTTGTGGATGGCAAGCTGTTGCAATACCCGATGGACGGCGACCGCCATTATCTGAAGTACCGCAGCGATGTGTTCGCAAACCCGGATATGCAGGCGAAGTTCAAAGAGGCCACTGGCCGCGATCTGACCGTGCCTGCAACATGGGAGGAATATAACGAGGTCGCCGCCGTCTTCAACGATTTCGACTTTGACGGCGACGGTGCGCCGAACTTCGGCACTGCCGAAGTGACCAAGCGCGACGACCTGATGTTTTCCGCCTTCATCAGCCGTGTTGCGGCCTATGCCAAGCACCCCGACGTGAAGGGTGGTTTCTTCTTTGATCTGGAAACCATGACGCCCCTGATCAACACCCCCGGCTGGGTGCGCGGGCTGGAACTGTTCGTGGCGGCACAGGCGTCGATGCCGCCCGGTGGCACGTCTTTCGGTCTGGGGGATGAGATCTTTTCGTTCGGTGGCGGGCAGACATTGATGTCCTATTCATGGGACGATGCTTTCATTCAGGCCATGCAGGCTGACAGCCCGATCCGCAACAAGGTGGCCGCAGCACCCTTGCCGGGCGCGAAAGAGGTCTGGAACCGCACCACCGGCGCGTGGGATACGTTCGAGACGCCAAATCAGGTATCCTATGTCACCTGGGGCTGGTCGTCTGCAGTGGCCGCGGCAAGCCCCAATCAGGATATGGCATTCGACTATCTGTGCTTCTTTTCCAACGAGGCGAACACCATGGCTGACCTGCAAATCGGCCGCTTTGGCGTGAACCCGTACCGGGCCGAACATTTCGACCCGGCGTTCTATCAGAACGACCTTGGCTGGGA
Proteins encoded in this region:
- a CDS encoding extracellular solute-binding protein — its product is MTKTTLRGAFAATTALSLIASTAMAEDYTKYGIKADVPGTCSFEAIDAKDYTGRTLNIITHAIPVIGEPTALHAQQFQELTGATVNVVHVPFGDLFQRIMIPFQTQQAAYDVLFHASLWLGDFSPFFAEVPAAYQETSGMKSVTDTYRGVSLVDGKLLQYPMDGDRHYLKYRSDVFANPDMQAKFKEATGRDLTVPATWEEYNEVAAVFNDFDFDGDGAPNFGTAEVTKRDDLMFSAFISRVAAYAKHPDVKGGFFFDLETMTPLINTPGWVRGLELFVAAQASMPPGGTSFGLGDEIFSFGGGQTLMSYSWDDAFIQAMQADSPIRNKVAAAPLPGAKEVWNRTTGAWDTFETPNQVSYVTWGWSSAVAAASPNQDMAFDYLCFFSNEANTMADLQIGRFGVNPYRAEHFDPAFYQNDLGWDAAVATTYADTLKAVDSAPNQVFDLRVPGVGEFMSSLAAGVARAQSGEATAQEALDGVAAEWTAIVDRIGKDKVKAAYANVVALEDK